A genomic segment from Desulfurispirillum indicum S5 encodes:
- a CDS encoding beta-hydroxyacyl-(acyl-carrier-protein) dehydratase FabA/FabZ codes for MRPQPRPEAPVEGFFRFDPEAPLYREHFPGNPVVPGTLIIHAFLELLEPTGPWQPRRFRFLRFVPPGEYRYTVEPVEPGCVRCCLWRDGTAAVRGECVR; via the coding sequence TTGCGGCCGCAACCTCGTCCTGAAGCGCCCGTGGAGGGTTTTTTCCGCTTTGATCCGGAAGCGCCCCTGTACCGCGAGCACTTTCCCGGTAATCCGGTGGTGCCTGGAACCCTGATTATTCATGCTTTTCTGGAGCTGCTGGAGCCTACGGGCCCCTGGCAGCCACGGCGCTTTCGTTTCCTGCGTTTTGTGCCGCCGGGGGAGTACCGTTACACCGTGGAGCCTGTGGAACCGGGCTGTGTACGCTGCTGCCTGTGGCGCGACGGCACTGCTGCCGTGCGTGGCGAGTGTGTGCGATGA